In one Aythya fuligula isolate bAytFul2 chromosome 12, bAytFul2.pri, whole genome shotgun sequence genomic region, the following are encoded:
- the PLA2G15 gene encoding group XV phospholipase A2: MVPPAGARLLPRPGGSSALSILLLLLLCPGGGCLPSRRPVGPPVVLVPGDLGNQLEAKLDKPSVVHYLCSKKTDSYFTLWLNLELLLPVIIDCWIDNIRLVYNRTSKITEPPDGVDIRVPGFGQTFSLEFLDPSKRSVGSYFYMLVQSLVDWGYTRDEDVRGAPYDWRKAPNENGDYFVALRKMIELLYEQYGSPVVLIAHSMGNMYTLYFLNHQTQEWKDKYIKDYVSLGAPWGGVAKTLRVLASGDNNRIPVISSLKIRDQQRSAVSTNWMLPYNYTWPPDKVFVTTPTANYTLRDYQKFYRDINFEDGWLMRQDTEPLVYQMKPPGVRIHCLYGTGVETPDSFHYESFPDKEPKIIYSDGDGTVNLQSALQCQKWVDMQKQEVVVFELSGNEHIQMLSNDTTISYVKKLLFNL; the protein is encoded by the exons ATGGTGCCGCCGGCCGGCGCTAGGCTCCTCCCGCGCCCGGGAGGGAGCTCTGccctcagcatcctcctcctgctgctgctctgccccgGTGGCGGCTGCCTGCCGAGCCGCCGGCCCGTGGGGCCGCCCGTGGTGCTGG TTCCGGGGGACTTAGGTAATCAGCTGGAGGCAAAATTAGATAAGCCATCAGTAGTGCACTATCTCTGCTCTAAGAAGACGGACAGCTATTTTACACTCTGGCTGAATTTAGAATTGCTCCTGCCTGTCATCATTGACTGCTGGATTGATAATATCAG gctgGTATATAACAGAACGAGTAAGATAACGGAACCACCAGATGGAGTGGATATCAGAGTCCCAGGCTTTGGGcagacattttctttggaatttCTTGACCCAAGTAAAAGGAGTGTTG GCAGCTACTTCTATATGCTGGTGCAGAGTTTAGTAGACTGGGGCTACACACGTGATGAAGATGTAAGAGGAGCACCTTATGACTGGCGAAAGGCACCAA ATGAGAATGGAGACTATTTTGTGGCCCTTCGCAAGATGATAGAGTTATTGTATGAGCAGTATGGAAGTCCTGTTGTTTTAATTGCCCACAGTATGGGTAACATGTACACCCTGTACTTCCTAAACCATCAGACTCAGGAATGGAAAGACAAGTACATAAAGGACTACGTGTCGTTAGGTGCTCCCTGGGGAGGAGTGGCTAAAACTCTCCGTGTGCTGGCTTCAG gtgacAACAACAGAATACCTGTCATCAGTTCACTCAAGATTCGAGATCAGCAGCGATCAGCAGTTTCCACAAATTGGATGCTCCCCTACAACTACACATGGCCTCCAGATAAGGTCTTTGTAACCACACCTACGGCCAACTATACCCTTCGGGATTACCAAAAATTCTACAGGGACATCAATTTTGAAGATGGCTGGCTCATGAGACAAGACACTGAACCCTTGGTCTACCAGATGAAACCACCTGGTGTGCGCATACACTGTCTTTATGGTACTGGCGTAGAAACACCGGATTCCTTCCATTATGAAAGCTTTCCTGACAAAGAGCCCAAGATTATTTACAGTGATGGGGATGGTACAGTAAACTTACAGAGTGCCTTGCAATGTCAAAAGTGGGTGGACATGCAAAAACAGGAAGTGGTGGTATTTGAGCTTTCAGGAAATGAGCACATTCAAATGCTATCAAATGATACTACTATCTCTTATgtgaaaaagctgctttttaatttgtga